A window of Fragaria vesca subsp. vesca linkage group LG7, FraVesHawaii_1.0, whole genome shotgun sequence contains these coding sequences:
- the LOC101305980 gene encoding uncharacterized protein LOC101305980 has product MNQRMASITQALSMMSTNAVPRLHFRSLNLLKSSKSVHLHGCPHIQIKSPLVCCTKLSSWDPSSETYSPTDSGSDNFLTKTSNIFENLSSACTAEAPGTNTETSASTAEAPGTNTETLNGASNLTGTELQVLKWPMWLLGPSLLLLTGMLPTLWLPISSVFLGPNIASLLSLVGLDCIFNLGVTLFLLMADSIARPKRAAQACRSKPPLSYKFWNIVATVTGFVIPLMMACGSQQGFLQPQLPPISFAVLLGPYLLLIAVQILTEMLTWHWQSPVWLVTPVVYEGYRLLQLMRGLKLGTEIMAPAWMMHTIRGLVSWWVLILGMQLMRVAWFAGFASRYRQQPPPPGEN; this is encoded by the coding sequence ATGAACCAGAGAATGGCATCTATAACTCAAGCCCTGTCCATGATGTCTACTAATGCTGTTCCCAGACTCCATTTCCGATCCCTGAACTTGTTAAAAAGCTCAAAGTCAGTACATTTACACGGTTGCCCTCACATTCAGATAAAAAGTCCCCTTGTTTGCTGCACAAAACTGTCTTCCTGGGATCCCTCATCTGAAACATACTCCCCCACGGACAGTGGCAGTGATAACTTTTTGACAAAAACTTCTAACATATTTGAAAACCTTTCCTCTGCTTGCACTGCTGAAGCACCAGGTACCAACACTGAAACCTCTGCTAGCACTGCTGAAGCACCAGGTACCAACACTGAAACGCTAAATGGCGCAAGTAATCTGACAGGAACAGAGCTTCAGGTCCTCAAATGGCCAATGTGGCTTCTGGGCCCTTCTCTTCTCCTCCTCACAGGCATGTTGCCAACACTGTGGCTACCGATATCTTCCGTATTTCTTGGCCCCAACATAGCAAGCCTGCTTTCTTTGGTCGGACTTGATTGCATTTTCAATCTTGGTGTAACCCTTTTTCTCCTCATGGCTGATTCAATTGCCCGGCCTAAACGTGCAGCACAAGCCTGTAGAAGCAAGCCTCCCTTAAGCTACAAGTTTTGGAATATAGTTGCAACTGTGACTGGATTTGTCATTCCCCTGATGATGGCTTGTGGATCGCAACAGGGTTTCCTCCAACCCCAGTTGCCTCCCATCTCATTTGCAGTTCTATTGGGTCCCTATCTTCTGCTTATCGCAGTACAGATTCTGACTGAGATGCTGACTTGGCATTGGCAGTCACCAGTTTGGCTGGTAACCCCTGTTGTTTATGAAGGTTACCGTTTGTTGCAGCTGATGAGAGGATTGAAGCTTGGAACTGAAATCATGGCACCAGCATGGATGATGCATACAATTAGAGGACTGGTATCTTGGTGGGTTCTGATTCTTGGTATGCAGTTGATGAGGGTTGCTTGGTTTGCAGGCTTCGCTAGTCGATATCGTCAGCAACCTCCCCCTCCTGGTGAAAATTAG
- the LOC101305019 gene encoding SPX domain-containing protein 3-like: MKFGKRLKHQMQETLPSWRDKFLSYKDLKKLVRLISSAPAVLNGKSGKAEAEFVYLLNNEIDKFNAFFMEQEEDFIIRNKELQQRIKKVTDTWGPNGSQPSETIYQDEVGKIRKDIVDFHGEMVLLVNYSNINYTGLAKILKKYDKRTGALLRLPFIQKIIEQPFFTTDLISKLVKECEGTIDAVFPVDEEEERKREVKDAITVAGEGIFRNTVAALLTMQEIRRGSSTYSQFSLPPIDLPAESDLIQLVQLNPPIAIV; this comes from the exons ATGAAGTTTGGGAAGAGGCTGAAGCATCAAATGCAAGAGACTTTGCCGAGCTGGCGTGACAAGTTCTTGTCATACAAGGACTTGAAGAAGCTTGTGAGGTTGATATCTTCTGCTCCGGCGGTGTTGAATGGCAAGTCCGGGAAGGCGGAGGCTGAGTTTGTTTACCTGTTGAACAATGAGATTGACAAGTTCAATGCCTTCTTCATGGAGCAGGAGGAGGACTTCATCATCCGGAATAAG GAATTACAGCAGAGAATAAAAAAGGTAACTGATACATGGGGACCAAACGGTAGTCAGCCTTCAGAGACTATATATCAAGATGAAGTCGGAAAAATAAGAAAAGACATTGTTGATTTTCACGGCGAAATGGTGCTCTTGGTCAACTACAGCAATATCAATTACACAG GATTGGCCAAAATACTGAAGAAGTATGACAAGAGAACAGGAGCTCTGCTGCGATTGCCATTCATCCAAAAAATAATAGAGCAGCCCTTCTTCACCACTGATCTTATCTCAAAGCTTGTCAAGGAATGTGAAGGCACCATCGATGCAGTTTTCCCAGTGGATGAAGAAGAGGAGAGGAAAAGAGAAGTGAAGGACGCGATAACAGTTGCCGGGGAAGGAATATTCAGAAACACAGTTGCAGCTCTATTGACAATGCAAGAAATCAGGAGAGGAAGCTCTACTTACAGTCAGTTTTCTCTACCACCAATCGACTTGCCTGCAGAGTCGGATCTCATCCAGTTAGTCCAACTCAACCCTCCCATAGCAATAGTCTAA